A genomic segment from Bradyrhizobium diazoefficiens USDA 110 encodes:
- a CDS encoding cytochrome P450 — protein sequence MSMQNVAAPALQFTAPRRNELTHIPGDEGWPVIGKTFQVLADPKGHIEANGAKYGPVYRTHVFGETNVVLLGPEANELVMFDQQKLFSSTHGWNKVLGLLFPRGLMLLDFDEHRLHRKALSVAFKSGPMKSYLSDLDRGISARVAQWKAKPGEMQLYPAMKQLTLDLAAASFLGADIGPEVDEINRAFVDMVAAAVAPIRRPLPGTQMARGVAGRKRIVAYFRQQIPLRRGNHGGDDLFSQLCRATHEDGALLSEQDIIDHMSFLMMAAHDTLTSSLTSFIGELAANPDWQDRLRAEVLALGLAPGAPSSFDDLEKMPLSEMAFKEALRIKPPVPSMPRRAMRDFTFKGFRIPAGTAVGVNPLYTHHMKDIWPEPDRFDPLRFTEEAQRNRHRFAWVPFGGGAHMCLGLHFAYMQAKCFARHFLQNIEVSLAPGYKPDWQMWPIPKPRDGLKVRVKAV from the coding sequence ATGTCGATGCAGAATGTGGCCGCCCCTGCGCTTCAGTTCACCGCCCCCAGGCGTAACGAGCTGACGCACATCCCGGGCGACGAGGGCTGGCCGGTCATCGGCAAGACCTTCCAGGTGCTGGCCGACCCCAAGGGGCATATCGAGGCGAACGGCGCCAAATACGGCCCGGTCTACCGCACCCATGTCTTCGGCGAGACCAATGTCGTGCTGCTCGGACCCGAAGCCAACGAGCTCGTGATGTTCGACCAGCAAAAACTGTTCTCGTCGACGCACGGCTGGAACAAGGTGCTCGGCCTGCTGTTTCCGCGCGGATTGATGCTGCTCGATTTCGACGAGCACCGGCTGCACCGCAAGGCGCTGTCGGTCGCGTTCAAGTCCGGACCGATGAAATCCTATCTCAGCGACCTCGACCGCGGCATTTCCGCGCGCGTCGCGCAGTGGAAGGCCAAGCCCGGCGAGATGCAGCTCTATCCGGCGATGAAGCAGCTCACGCTCGATCTCGCCGCCGCGTCCTTTCTCGGCGCCGATATCGGGCCGGAGGTCGACGAGATCAACCGCGCCTTCGTCGACATGGTCGCGGCCGCCGTCGCGCCGATCCGCCGTCCCCTGCCCGGCACGCAGATGGCGCGCGGTGTCGCGGGCCGCAAGCGCATCGTCGCCTATTTCCGCCAGCAGATTCCGCTCCGCCGCGGCAATCACGGCGGCGATGATCTGTTCTCGCAGCTCTGCCGGGCCACCCATGAGGACGGTGCGCTGCTGTCGGAGCAGGACATCATCGACCACATGAGCTTTTTGATGATGGCGGCGCACGACACGCTGACCTCGTCGCTCACCTCCTTCATCGGCGAGCTCGCCGCAAACCCGGACTGGCAGGACAGGCTGCGCGCCGAGGTTCTGGCGCTCGGGCTCGCCCCGGGCGCGCCAAGCAGCTTCGACGATCTCGAGAAGATGCCGCTGTCCGAAATGGCGTTCAAGGAAGCGCTGCGGATCAAGCCGCCGGTGCCGTCGATGCCGCGCCGCGCGATGCGCGACTTCACCTTCAAGGGTTTCAGGATTCCCGCCGGCACCGCGGTCGGCGTCAATCCGCTCTATACGCATCACATGAAGGACATCTGGCCGGAGCCGGACCGCTTCGATCCGCTGCGCTTCACCGAGGAGGCCCAGCGCAACCGCCACCGCTTCGCCTGGGTGCCGTTCGGCGGCGGTGCGCATATGTGCCTCGGCCTGCACTTCGCCTACATGCAGGCCAAATGCTTTGCCCGGCACTTCCTGCAGAACATCGAGGTGTCGCTGGCGCCGGGCTACAAGCCGGACTGGCAGATGTGGCCGATCCCGAAGCCGCGGGACGGGTTGAAGGTGCGGGTGAAGGCGGTGTGA
- a CDS encoding LLM class flavin-dependent oxidoreductase, producing the protein MARLKFGAFLAPHHPIGEHPMLQFRRDLDLVEQLDALGYDEFWCGEHHSSGWEMIASPEMFLAAAGERTKRIRLGTGVVSLPYHHPFNVAQRMVQLDHMTGGRAIFGSGPGALASDAHTLGIDPMTQRDRQDEAIGVIRRLFNGERVTARSDWFTMNDAALQLLPLQEEMPFVVASQISPSGMTLAGKYGIGIISLGSMTTQGLMSLQQQWQFAEDAARKHGTTVNRADWRVLLTWHVAETREQARREAGAGLMRWHNEYNVGTLQRPGLTAFTSPDEAVDKTAFVEGAASVIGTPDDLVKMIKNVMQVSGGVGAVIGFVHDWANPENTRRSWDLVARYVVPEINGYIDGLRKSQKFVIENRAIFERAGQAVMAKIMENEKAAEALKVTGPGRVAIPAVNAPDLQKEAAKR; encoded by the coding sequence ATGGCGCGCCTGAAGTTCGGAGCCTTCCTTGCCCCGCATCACCCGATCGGGGAGCATCCGATGCTCCAGTTCCGGCGCGACCTCGACCTGGTCGAGCAGCTCGACGCGCTCGGTTATGACGAGTTCTGGTGCGGCGAGCACCATTCCTCCGGCTGGGAGATGATCGCCTCGCCCGAGATGTTTTTGGCCGCGGCCGGCGAGCGCACCAAGCGGATCAGGCTCGGTACCGGCGTGGTGTCGCTGCCCTATCACCATCCCTTCAACGTCGCCCAGCGCATGGTGCAGCTCGATCACATGACCGGCGGCCGCGCCATCTTCGGCTCCGGTCCCGGTGCGCTCGCCTCCGACGCGCACACGCTCGGCATCGACCCGATGACGCAGCGCGACCGCCAGGACGAGGCGATCGGCGTGATCCGCCGCCTGTTCAACGGCGAGCGCGTCACCGCCAGGAGCGACTGGTTCACCATGAACGATGCCGCGCTCCAGCTCCTGCCCTTGCAGGAGGAAATGCCGTTCGTGGTCGCCTCGCAGATCTCGCCCTCCGGCATGACGCTCGCCGGCAAATACGGCATCGGCATCATCTCGCTGGGCTCGATGACGACACAGGGCCTGATGTCGCTCCAGCAGCAATGGCAGTTCGCCGAGGATGCCGCCAGGAAGCACGGCACGACGGTGAATCGCGCCGACTGGCGCGTGCTCCTGACCTGGCACGTCGCCGAGACCCGCGAGCAGGCCCGCCGCGAGGCCGGCGCCGGCCTGATGCGCTGGCACAACGAATATAATGTCGGCACGCTGCAGCGGCCGGGCCTCACCGCGTTCACCTCGCCCGACGAAGCCGTGGACAAGACCGCCTTCGTCGAGGGCGCCGCCTCCGTCATCGGCACGCCCGACGACCTCGTGAAAATGATCAAGAACGTGATGCAGGTCTCCGGCGGCGTCGGCGCCGTGATCGGCTTCGTGCACGACTGGGCCAACCCGGAGAACACGCGCCGGAGCTGGGACCTGGTCGCGCGCTATGTCGTGCCGGAGATCAACGGCTATATCGATGGCCTCCGCAAGTCGCAAAAATTCGTGATCGAGAACCGCGCGATCTTCGAACGCGCGGGCCAGGCCGTGATGGCCAAGATCATGGAGAACGAGAAGGCTGCCGAAGCGCTGAAGGTCACCGGACCCGGCCGCGTCGCCATTCCCGCCGTCAACGCCCCGGATCTGCAGAAGGAAGCGGCGAAGCGGTAG